The Streptomyces sp. NBC_00224 genome has a window encoding:
- a CDS encoding Ig-like domain-containing protein yields the protein MEKRVITESKRRKSLVAASAVLGGVLLLSACNDGGGKDKGADASKSSQSEVDKAAEKDTSDAKITITPKNGADNVGINNDTKVSVADGKLTSVVMTSVEGTPVAGKISADGLSWVPDKQLKRSAKYKITATAQDAKGREAHENASFATVSPANSFVGNFTPESGSTVGVGMPVSVTFDKAITNKKDVQSHITVTSSSGQEVVGHWFGAQRLDFRPQDYWKSGSTVTMKLDLDGVEAKSGVTGVQEKTVTFKIGRNQVSTVDAQTHQMTVTQDGKTVKTIPISAGAPDHKTYNGTMVISEKFKETRMNGATVGFTDGDGKGEYDIKDVPHAMRLSASGTFIHGNYWGAKSIFGSANTSHGCVGLSDTKGAGDAGTAGSWFYEHSIVGDVVVVKNTGDKTISPDNGFSDWNMGWAAWKAGSAV from the coding sequence ATGGAGAAGCGTGTGATAACGGAGAGTAAGCGGCGCAAGAGTCTCGTCGCCGCGTCCGCGGTGCTCGGTGGCGTACTGCTGCTGTCGGCCTGCAACGACGGCGGCGGCAAGGACAAGGGTGCCGACGCCTCGAAGTCGTCGCAGTCCGAGGTCGACAAGGCGGCCGAGAAGGACACCTCCGACGCGAAGATCACCATCACGCCCAAGAACGGCGCCGACAACGTCGGCATCAACAACGACACCAAGGTCTCCGTCGCCGACGGCAAGCTGACCTCGGTCGTCATGACGTCCGTCGAGGGCACGCCGGTCGCGGGCAAGATATCCGCGGACGGGCTGAGCTGGGTGCCGGACAAGCAGCTGAAGCGCTCCGCCAAGTACAAGATCACGGCGACCGCGCAGGACGCGAAGGGCCGCGAGGCGCACGAGAACGCCTCGTTCGCGACCGTCTCGCCCGCCAACAGCTTCGTCGGCAACTTCACGCCGGAGTCCGGCTCCACGGTCGGCGTGGGCATGCCCGTGTCGGTGACCTTCGACAAGGCGATCACCAACAAGAAGGACGTCCAGTCCCACATCACGGTGACCTCCAGCAGCGGCCAGGAGGTCGTCGGGCACTGGTTCGGCGCGCAGCGCCTGGACTTCCGCCCGCAGGACTACTGGAAGTCCGGCTCGACCGTCACCATGAAGCTCGACCTGGACGGTGTCGAGGCCAAGTCGGGCGTCACCGGCGTCCAGGAGAAGACGGTCACCTTCAAGATCGGGCGCAACCAGGTCTCCACGGTCGACGCCCAGACCCACCAGATGACCGTCACGCAGGACGGCAAGACCGTCAAGACGATCCCGATCTCGGCGGGCGCGCCCGACCACAAGACGTACAACGGCACCATGGTGATCTCCGAGAAGTTCAAGGAGACCCGGATGAACGGCGCCACCGTCGGCTTCACGGACGGCGACGGCAAGGGCGAGTACGACATCAAGGACGTCCCGCACGCGATGCGGCTCTCCGCCTCCGGCACGTTCATCCACGGCAACTACTGGGGCGCCAAGTCCATCTTCGGCAGCGCCAACACCAGCCACGGCTGCGTCGGCCTCTCCGACACCAAGGGTGCGGGCGACGCGGGCACCGCGGGTTCCTGGTTCTACGAGCACTCCATCGTCGGTGACGTGGTCGTCGTCAAGAACACCGGCGACAAGACCATCTCGCCCGACAACGGCTTCAGCGACTGGAACATGGGCTGGGCGGCGTGGAAGGCGGGCTCCGCGGTCTGA
- a CDS encoding helix-turn-helix domain-containing protein, which translates to MDQRAELSEFLRSRRARLKPGDVGLPDFGRHRRVPGLRREELAQLAGVSVAYYTRLEQGNGQNVSAEVLDAIARALRLTDAEQQHLTHLAKPTATKKKKAGRQAAVRPQLHHLIDSMEAVPAYILGRRLDLLAWNRMAAALIGDFVELPAEERNFARHVFLDPTARERYIDWQDKAAEVVGVLRLCAGCYPDDPLLTALVGELSVKSDEFRTLWAAHTVRQKGHGTKRLHHPVVGELTLSYETLKLPEEHDLSLVTYYAEPGSPSADSLRLLASWAAAPDPDPSGPGGRPAPVTPPTRSQ; encoded by the coding sequence ATGGACCAGCGTGCCGAACTCAGCGAATTCCTCCGCTCCCGCCGGGCCCGGCTCAAGCCCGGGGACGTGGGCCTGCCCGACTTCGGGCGGCACCGCCGGGTGCCCGGGCTGCGCCGGGAGGAGCTGGCCCAGCTGGCCGGGGTGTCGGTCGCGTACTACACGCGTCTGGAGCAGGGGAACGGGCAGAACGTGTCGGCCGAGGTGCTCGACGCGATCGCCCGGGCGCTGCGGCTGACCGACGCCGAGCAGCAGCACCTCACCCACCTGGCCAAGCCGACGGCGACAAAGAAGAAGAAGGCCGGGCGGCAGGCGGCGGTGCGGCCGCAGTTGCACCATCTGATCGACTCGATGGAGGCGGTCCCGGCGTACATCCTGGGCCGCCGGCTCGACCTGCTCGCCTGGAACCGGATGGCCGCCGCCCTGATCGGCGACTTCGTCGAACTCCCGGCGGAGGAGCGGAACTTCGCCCGCCATGTCTTCCTCGACCCGACCGCCCGCGAGCGGTACATCGACTGGCAGGACAAGGCGGCCGAGGTGGTGGGCGTGCTGCGGCTGTGCGCGGGCTGCTACCCGGACGACCCGCTGCTCACGGCGCTGGTGGGCGAGCTCTCGGTGAAGAGCGACGAGTTCCGTACGCTGTGGGCCGCCCACACCGTCCGCCAGAAGGGCCACGGCACCAAGCGGCTCCACCACCCGGTGGTGGGCGAGCTGACGCTGTCGTACGAGACGCTGAAGCTGCCCGAGGAGCACGACCTGTCGCTCGTGACGTACTACGCGGAGCCGGGCTCGCCCTCGGCGGACTCGCTGCGGCTGCTCGCGAGCTGGGCCGCCGCCCCGGATCCGGACCCCTCCGGTCCCGGCGGCCGCCCGGCCCCCGTCACACCGCCGACGCGCTCCCAGTGA
- a CDS encoding NAD(P)-dependent alcohol dehydrogenase has protein sequence MTTVAAYAAPAAKAPLERTTIERRAVGTHDILIEIKYAGICHSDIHQAREGWGEAIFPMVPGHEIAGVVTEVGSGVTKYSVGDRVGVGCFVDSCGECAQCVAGQEQFCAQAVGTYNAVGRDGEPTYGGYSTHVVVSERFAVRIPDALSLDVAAPLLCAGITLYSPLKRWQAGPGKKVAILGLGGLGHMGVKIAHALGAEVTVLSQTLRKQEDGLKLGADHFHATSDPKTFEQLAGSLDLIVSTVSAPLDLGAYLGLLKPGGALVNVGAPEEPNALNMFGLIGGNKILAGSMIGGIAETQEMLDFCAEHGLGSEIELIRADQVNEAYERVLASDVRYRFVIDTATI, from the coding sequence ATGACCACCGTCGCCGCCTACGCCGCCCCCGCCGCCAAGGCCCCGCTGGAGCGCACCACCATCGAGCGCCGCGCCGTCGGCACGCACGACATCCTGATCGAGATCAAGTACGCCGGCATCTGCCACTCCGACATCCACCAGGCCCGCGAGGGCTGGGGCGAGGCCATCTTCCCGATGGTCCCGGGCCACGAGATCGCCGGTGTGGTCACCGAGGTGGGCTCCGGCGTCACCAAGTACTCCGTCGGCGACCGGGTCGGCGTCGGCTGCTTCGTCGACTCCTGCGGCGAGTGCGCGCAGTGCGTGGCCGGGCAGGAGCAGTTCTGCGCCCAGGCCGTCGGCACGTACAACGCCGTCGGCCGGGACGGCGAGCCCACCTACGGCGGCTACTCCACCCACGTCGTCGTCTCCGAGCGCTTCGCGGTCCGCATCCCCGACGCCCTTTCCCTGGACGTGGCGGCGCCGCTCCTCTGCGCCGGAATCACCCTCTACTCGCCGCTCAAGCGCTGGCAGGCGGGCCCCGGCAAGAAGGTCGCGATCCTGGGCCTCGGCGGCCTCGGCCACATGGGCGTCAAGATCGCGCACGCGCTCGGCGCCGAGGTGACCGTGCTCAGCCAGACGCTGCGCAAGCAGGAGGACGGCCTGAAGCTGGGCGCCGACCACTTCCACGCCACCAGCGACCCGAAGACCTTCGAGCAGCTCGCGGGCTCCCTCGACCTGATCGTCTCCACGGTCTCGGCCCCGCTGGACCTCGGCGCCTACCTCGGTCTCCTGAAGCCCGGCGGCGCCCTGGTGAACGTCGGCGCCCCCGAGGAGCCCAACGCGCTCAACATGTTCGGCCTCATCGGCGGCAACAAGATCCTGGCCGGTTCGATGATCGGCGGCATCGCGGAGACCCAGGAAATGCTGGACTTCTGCGCCGAGCACGGCCTGGGCTCGGAGATCGAGCTGATCCGCGCGGACCAGGTGAACGAGGCGTACGAGCGGGTGCTGGCGAGCGATGTGCGGTACCGGTTCGTGATCGACACGGCGACGATCTGA
- a CDS encoding DUF1330 domain-containing protein has translation MTADAIAHLHPTEGPVPEEVFVYMERVQDTLAPFGGRFLVHGTTVEVREGAWPGAVVMVAFPGMAEARSWYESPAYQELLPLRTDHIPGDLVLVDGVDPDYEAAQTARRFREAQASGV, from the coding sequence ATGACCGCTGACGCCATAGCCCACCTGCACCCCACCGAAGGCCCCGTCCCCGAGGAGGTCTTCGTCTACATGGAGCGCGTCCAGGACACGCTGGCCCCCTTCGGCGGCCGGTTCCTGGTCCACGGGACGACGGTGGAGGTACGCGAGGGCGCCTGGCCGGGCGCCGTGGTCATGGTCGCCTTCCCGGGGATGGCGGAGGCCCGTTCCTGGTACGAGTCCCCCGCGTACCAGGAACTCCTCCCCCTCCGCACGGACCACATCCCGGGCGACCTGGTCCTAGTGGACGGGGTGGACCCGGACTACGAGGCGGCGCAGACGGCGAGGCGCTTCAGGGAGGCACAGGCGTCCGGCGTCTAG
- a CDS encoding AAA family ATPase yields MITTLAVENYRSLRHLVVPLDRLNVVTGANGTGKSSLYRALRLLADSARGGAVAALAREGGLPSTLWAGPEKASHAVREGLRPLQGTVRTEPVSLRLGFAGDEFGYAVDFGHPGGAAGDPASLFTLDPEIKREAIWRGPVLRPAAVLSERAGPAVKMRAADGTWHRSSGEIRPYDSMLGELADPQRAPDVLAVREQIRAWRFYDHVRTDAHAPARGTHIGTRTPVLSGDGADLAAALQTIREIGDREALDGAVDAAFPGSRVEIDLVGGRLELRLRQHGLLRPLTAAELSDGTLRYLLWVAALLTPRPPALMVLNEPETSLHPDLLAPLADLIRTAAAHTQLVVVTHARPLAQALSPRANVIELVKEFGRTVVEGQGMLDEPLWHWPKR; encoded by the coding sequence ATGATCACCACACTCGCCGTCGAGAACTACCGGTCGCTGCGGCACCTCGTCGTGCCCCTCGACCGCCTCAACGTGGTGACGGGCGCCAACGGCACCGGCAAATCGTCCCTGTACCGGGCGCTGCGGCTGCTCGCGGACTCCGCGCGCGGGGGTGCGGTCGCCGCTCTCGCGCGCGAGGGCGGGCTGCCGTCGACGCTGTGGGCGGGCCCGGAGAAGGCGAGCCACGCGGTCCGCGAGGGACTGCGCCCGCTCCAGGGCACGGTGCGCACCGAACCGGTGAGCCTGCGGCTCGGGTTCGCGGGGGACGAGTTCGGTTACGCGGTGGACTTCGGGCACCCCGGGGGCGCGGCGGGCGACCCCGCCTCCCTCTTCACGCTCGACCCGGAAATCAAGCGCGAGGCGATCTGGCGCGGCCCGGTGCTGCGCCCGGCGGCGGTGCTCTCCGAACGGGCGGGCCCGGCGGTGAAGATGCGTGCGGCGGACGGCACTTGGCACCGCTCGTCGGGCGAGATCCGGCCGTACGACTCGATGCTGGGCGAACTGGCCGACCCGCAGCGGGCGCCGGACGTGCTGGCGGTGCGCGAGCAGATCCGCGCCTGGCGCTTCTACGACCACGTGCGCACCGACGCGCACGCGCCCGCGCGCGGGACGCACATCGGCACCCGTACCCCGGTCCTGAGCGGCGACGGCGCGGACCTCGCCGCCGCGCTCCAGACGATCCGGGAGATCGGGGACCGGGAGGCGCTGGACGGGGCGGTGGACGCGGCGTTCCCCGGCAGCCGGGTGGAGATCGACCTGGTGGGCGGCCGTCTGGAACTCCGGCTCCGCCAGCACGGGTTGCTCCGCCCCCTGACGGCGGCGGAGCTCTCCGACGGCACCCTGCGCTATCTGCTCTGGGTGGCCGCGCTGCTGACCCCGCGCCCGCCGGCCCTGATGGTCCTCAACGAGCCGGAGACGAGCCTGCACCCGGACCTCCTGGCACCCTTGGCCGACCTGATCCGTACGGCGGCGGCCCACACCCAGCTGGTGGTGGTCACCCACGCCCGTCCCCTCGCCCAGGCCCTGTCGCCCCGGGCGAACGTCATAGAGCTGGTGAAGGAGTTCGGCCGCACGGTGGTGGAGGGCCAGGGAATGCTGGACGAGCCGCTTTGGCATTGGCCGAAGAGGTGA
- a CDS encoding helix-turn-helix domain-containing protein codes for MTFEPEQLGQSTEELAATLKGLRKAAGLSGDRLAKRMNISQSKVSRIENARVRPSIVDVEQYLRSVDAPPEAIDRAMSLARLANTEWRNLRSLRRAGLGTRQAELKALEASSGHMRYFLLSLITGLLATPEYVRASLAHSPADTSKALAGKLERQQILYDTSKRFTFILTEQAVRFPLVAPHAMAVQIDRLTSLTHLPNVRLGVIPVGTHTPGLPLNTFTIYDDRMVTAELTTGSIVFRDARDIRTYLDEFARYEERALFDEAARGKLRAWSAACRADL; via the coding sequence GTGACGTTCGAGCCTGAACAGCTTGGCCAGTCCACAGAAGAGTTGGCGGCGACGCTGAAAGGACTGCGTAAAGCGGCCGGCCTCTCCGGGGACCGGCTTGCCAAGCGCATGAATATCTCTCAGTCCAAGGTGAGCCGGATCGAGAACGCCAGGGTGCGACCGTCCATCGTGGACGTAGAGCAGTATCTGAGAAGCGTTGACGCTCCACCGGAAGCAATCGACCGGGCCATGTCCCTGGCTCGGCTCGCAAACACCGAGTGGCGGAACCTGCGAAGTCTGCGACGCGCAGGGCTGGGGACTCGGCAGGCGGAGCTGAAGGCGCTGGAAGCCTCCTCCGGGCACATGCGGTACTTCCTGCTGTCACTGATCACCGGCCTACTTGCTACTCCGGAATACGTCCGGGCCAGCTTGGCCCATTCACCAGCCGATACCAGCAAGGCTCTCGCGGGAAAATTGGAGCGCCAGCAGATTCTCTATGACACGTCGAAACGGTTTACGTTCATCCTGACCGAGCAAGCCGTACGGTTCCCGCTTGTCGCCCCTCACGCCATGGCCGTACAGATTGACCGGCTGACCTCACTTACTCACCTGCCGAATGTGCGGCTGGGAGTCATCCCTGTCGGTACACACACGCCAGGACTCCCATTGAATACGTTCACTATCTATGACGACAGAATGGTCACGGCCGAGCTGACCACTGGATCAATAGTTTTCAGGGACGCACGGGATATCAGGACCTATCTCGACGAGTTCGCCCGATACGAAGAGCGAGCCCTCTTTGATGAAGCGGCCAGGGGGAAGTTGCGGGCGTGGTCGGCGGCTTGCCGTGCTGATCTTTAG
- a CDS encoding DUF6879 family protein: protein MLLDGDEWRAMFRDFRTEAWRLETLPQYLMPQEEAEIQAFRDGKRIDPQSYRSSYTERIKKQRAEGRMNRRVRILTRPLSEYLRFEFSRYYEPHVLAGEDIRILDVTDRENPLVDVQDFWLFDRSTVVLMNYEPDGKQISRQLYEGDPAPFIEYHRIAVAESAPFSEYVSG from the coding sequence GTGCTCTTGGATGGTGATGAGTGGCGGGCAATGTTCCGCGACTTCCGCACGGAAGCCTGGCGACTCGAAACACTTCCGCAATACCTGATGCCACAGGAAGAGGCAGAGATCCAGGCATTCAGGGATGGCAAGCGAATCGACCCTCAGTCCTACAGGTCCAGCTACACCGAGCGAATCAAGAAGCAGCGCGCGGAAGGCAGGATGAACCGACGCGTCCGTATCCTTACTCGTCCGCTCTCCGAGTATCTGCGGTTTGAGTTCTCTCGATACTACGAGCCTCACGTGTTGGCCGGAGAGGATATCCGCATCCTTGATGTGACCGACCGAGAGAACCCATTGGTCGACGTTCAGGATTTCTGGCTCTTCGATCGATCTACGGTCGTGCTCATGAACTACGAGCCGGATGGCAAGCAGATCAGTCGCCAACTGTACGAGGGCGATCCCGCGCCGTTCATCGAGTACCATCGCATCGCGGTAGCCGAGTCGGCGCCCTTCTCGGAGTACGTGAGCGGGTGA